agagaaaaaaatgtgacagtgagtgtgtatatgtccatgaatgactaaaaGTTTCAATCTGAGTTTGGGGGAGGGATGCCagtcctcaaaaaaatttttttttaatttacaagtcTTCCATTAACAGAGTAAGAGCTGTCTTATTTTTATATCCCTTAACAGCATTTTGATGTTTTCTTCAGAGATCTTATTCCTGAAAAAATTTTTTGGATCCTCAGTTTAATGggatccatccatccttccattttCTAAGTGTTTGTGTTTGAGACTGAAAAACtacttattttctattaattttgtaaccattttgtttagtttcttatttttcctgtAAGTATCAGTTAATTTTTTTGGGTTTTCTAATGTATCATCTTCAAATATTAAAGTTCAGGGAGCTCTACGCTCTGACTATGGATACCTCGGGATACTAAGAAGAAATTGTTTCTTGCATCTTCACAAACCACCTCCTTTCTAGCCACGGAGAGGGAACCTGGCCCCAGCACTAAGGTGGAGCTGGctgagagggaggggtggggccacACCCTCCAGGGAGCTCCTCCCCCACAGGCCgccgcctccgcctcctcctcctcctcctccccctgctcctgctgctgctgctactcacATGACAGAAGATCATCGCTTGAGCGATGGTGATGGCCCCATACAGGTTGCACAGGGCCTGGAACTTCTCGTCTCTGTTATTGCACAGGACGTAATACTGCTTGATGGTGTCCAGCGTCTCCTCCTCGCGCTTCAGTTTGATGATATTTGGGTCTGGAACCACTTTCTGGGCAAATTTCCATACAGAGTCTTCAAAGGTGGCAGAGAAAAGCAGCATCTGGCAGTTCCTGGGCAGCATCCTGCAAGGGAAGGCCCAGGTGTTCGGCATGACCCGCCCAAATGTTTCACTGGGAGGGACAGAAGCACGGCCTCCCAGGCCAGGGTGACCTACACCCCCAGGAAGGCAGCAGAGAGGAGACGAACACTGCAGGAAGGAGGTGCGAGCAGACACAGGGCAGGGACGGGGTGCCAGTAGTTCCCTAAGTCTCCTTCCTCAGCGCAGGCTGGGAGTGTGGTCCATGCTGACACGGAAATGGCCCATCAGACAAATGCTCCTGGAGCAGTGGAGGAAAGAACCTGGCAGGGGCAAAATGGAGTCTGGAGAGTTCCTCCTGCCTCAAGTGTCCCTACCTCTGGATGCGGATGCTCTGATCTTGGTGGCCCTGAGTAGCTATCATCACGTCAGCCTCGTCCAGAACAAACACCTTAATCCTCTTGGGGTCAATGAACTTGAGCTTGGAGCACCAGTCCAGAACGGTCCCAGGAGTGCCAATGACAATGTGCTCACTGATCTTCTGACCTCTTTCCACTGCGGAGACAAGATGTGTCTGTGGGTATTTTCATGGCTAAACCAGCTTTAGAAATCAAAGCCTTGCCCATCCTTCCAAATCTAGTAGAACAAGTTAACTcaagatttcaaaatatacagAAGTATTATCCAAAATTCCTGGGTTCTTCCACTACAAGATGGGCATCGTGACACCCGTCTCACTGCACTGTCGGGATTAAATCCTCCACACTGAACCCTCCATAAGTATTAGTTTCCCTTTTCCTACTTTCTCCTGTAATTCACCATCATCGAACTCTCTCTCTGGCATTACTCATCCTTTTCATACCATCCTTCACTCATGGTTCATTAATTTCCTCATAAATTGGTAGTTTAGACTCCAAGGATCTTGGCCCGATGGTTTCTTGCTTTGTTAGATATTGTAATTGTGTAGATAATTTTCCTCAGTACAAATTCTCTTTAAAACACACATTACTCTCAAATTATACCTGGTGGGAGTAGAGGGATACAGCCAAGTATAAAATTACTAATGCACTGTAGCCTTTGACCAATACTTCCACTATTAGGAATCAATCCTATACGTATATGAATATGTGTGAAGTAACATATCCAAGGATATGCATGTATCAAAACATAGCTAATCAGGCAAAATGATACACCCAATGTAAGATAccaataaaagtataaaactgtTTAGGAACTGATATTGAGCAATCtccaaaatacattattaaatgtgaaaaaaaattgcagagCAATTTGCATACCAAAAAGGGcaaaaaagaatacagataatATACGTACGTGTATGTGAATGTACatgttatatatttacacacacatgaTTATTTGCCTGTAGCCGCACAGACTATCTCTGTAGGACACATGAGAATTAGTTAGTACTAGGTACCTTTAGGAAAGAGAACTAGGTGGTTGAAAGgtatgagagaaagaaaagtttcTTCCATACATCCTTTCAATTTTGAAACATGTgagtatctttattttaaaaataaagtttaagatTTGAGAAGGGGAGTTTGGAAGTCATCAACTATCTATtggaaaagttttaaatgaaGTCTTACATACAATGGTTCTCATTGTCCATTGCCCATCAGTCTaaactgaacttttaaaaaatgatacattagTTAATATATTAATTCTTTATACACAGTGAAGTCCCCTgctatttattataaaacaatctAGAGAAGATACATGTTGTCACAAGATTCTGGTACACTACATTTGTGTGCACCCATCAGTTTGAGACATTAATACAAAAATATCCAACTTAATAACTATTAGTTAAAGTGTTCTTGCTGCATGCTGAAATATGACGGTTTTCTCCAGGAAAAGCTCATTTGTGATTATTCATGTGGTAAACTGCACTAGTCATTTTCATTTGTTGACTGACAAACTACAGAAAATCAAGGAGGGAATCTGATAAACACTTTCTTGAAAATTAGCAAAGAGAGCCTGTCTCTTCAATGAAAATAATCAGCTGTTATTTGCTGTCATGGTAACATTTAAGcttaagagaaaattagaattcaaattttgaaaaaacCTGTAGGTGCAGTTATAAGAAGGCTGAGCATTTCTCCATGTATAAACCCCTCTGAGGAGTTTGGTGGTGATTATTAGTGCattttaaatgctatttaaaattttgtataatgAAACATGTCAGCATTTGGAAGATCAGCATAACTCAGTAAGACAGGATTTTCCAAATGACTAAGGTatgatattaaaaaatcattcttgGGAAAAGATGCATTCAAAGTGCAAGAGAGAGACCAAGGAATTTTAATGTAAAAGCACCAAGAGTTTATTAATATGATTTCAGATGTCACATTGCAACTAACTTTTAAGTAATTACCCCTTGTTAAGTTTTGGTGAGGCAtcgaaaaaaaaagagtatctgTAATTATCTGAAAggtcagattttcttcttttcttccaaaGTAAGTACTTAAAAAATTTCTCAATTTTTGGCTTCCGATAAGGCAGAAATCAAGAGATAACCTGCAGAAACAAAAATGCTTTGGGGTCCTAAACAATGTTTAAAGCAGTGTAAGAGACCACAAAGTTGAAGAACTTTTGGAATTCTAAACTGCTGGGTGGAAGGGATGtctctcttccatttcttctaggtaaTGCCAACTACTTCCTGAAGTGATCGTGCCAGTGTATACTCCCCACTGGAGCATATGAGTGTTCCAAttcttccacatccttgccaacacttggtggTGTCAGACTCCCTCATTTCTACCCCTTGAGAGGCATATAGTGGTTTCAACTGATGCTTCCTTGATGACTAGTGAGGCTCATCAATTTTTCATATTTACTGACCATCTGAATTCCTTCTTTTGTGACGCATCTATTCATCTGGGACTCTTCTGTCCATTTTCCTatgaaaatgtttacttttttcttattgatttgtagttttATATACTTTGACAACTTCCCTATCACCCCTAATCTACCTGCTCCTCCCCCTACTCTAACGCACACTCCCTACACACTGCAGACAAGGAAGAAAGACTCGTTGGAAGGATTTCTGATTTTGATAAGACCAAGTTAACTGTCTGTGCTCTTAGATTACTCTTAACTAATGCTGTGCTTAACTTTTAGAGAAAGGGATCTGACCCAACCTACCATCCTCAGTGCTAAGCCCTCCCTAGTAAGCAGCTTCCAGAACTCTGGATGCCAAATCCAAAACCCTGTCTCTTCAGTGGAAAAGTTCACACTTTAAGAACTCCATGAcccatgtgatttaaaaaaaaaaaacttcaaatctTATTTTAAGAGTGGAGAGGATTAATAACAAGTCAGCAAGTATTTAAATAGATTTGCTAAAAGCAGTGGATCTGGGCTCCAAGATCAGACTGAATCAGAAAGTTGAATATGGTCATCACATCTTCAAAATTCAAACATCCAGCCACCCACCCCGACTCACGGCATAGGTCTTGTCCCTTCATACTCACATTTATTGCCTCGAACAGCATAAGCAAGCTTTAGTTCTGGATGAAATTTGCCCATCTGCTCAATCACTTTTCCTGTTTGGAGCGCCAGCTCATATGTTGGGGAGAGGCACAGACACTGACAGGCAGATCATAGAGGATGAGTTTAGAAGAGCCTTGCAGTAACAGACAACAGGCTCTAAAGCAGCAAGTACACTGCTGTCATTACCACTTGAACACTACAGGGAACCACATCCTTGTCAACCAGGTCCACCTCTTAGCTATAGATGGAAGCCTTCAGTAGAGAGCCCTGGCTTGGTGGATGCCTTCAGAAGCCACTGTTTCAGGTTGCTGATTCCGACTCAACTCTACCCAGGTCAGGGCCTGGTGTGCTACGGAGCTTTGCCTGAGCCACAATCTGAGGCATCAGAAACATTCAGGCTCCACCAGGAGCACTCTCGTTAATCTCCTACCAGATGGTGCCACCCTTCCCAGGACAAGCAAGCCAGAGCCCCCAGGATTCCCCAGCCCTCACCTGGGGGTATCTCTCTGCTGGTTCCACTCGGCTGAGCATGGCTAGGACGAAGGCAGCTGTTTTACCAGTACCAGACTGAGACTGGGCAATCAGGTTTTGTGGACTGGATTAAGGGAGAACCGAGATGAAGATAATATTAGGTAAAACAATCAAGTGTCCAAATGTTCTTTTTGGGTGGTAGGAATATGGATATTCCCCCTTCATGCTCCTATTACCCAGGTTTTCTGCACTGAGCACaaagataatttctttatatGTTGTTTAAAAAACTGCTTAAATATTAAGGGAAATAATGATTCTTTTAGATGGGCTCACACTAAGAAATCCTCACTCTAGACTCTAGCACAGCTAGAGTGCCCTCATTTTGTACCCCAAGGGCCCATGGAAATTAAGACTGCAGAGTAAGATCTGTGCTGAGACAAGTCCCCGGGGACATTTTCTGTTGAGCCATATGTGTCTCCAGGACTTGGCTCCTTCTGTGTGCTCCTGTTTCTCATCTTTATGGAAAATTTATAATACCAAATCAGATGCTTTAGAGGGAACTTTCACATTTCACTTCACGTTTGTTGTGGAAATAGGTggcatttttatcattaaaaaaagagaaataataatagagttgaataaaaaaaaagttgctacaAAAAGTATGATAACATTTATCTAAggtttaaaaatatgcaaactcCTCTTTAGATTCTTAGGGACACATAGATATTTGgtaaaaggataaagaaattagAGAATGATGACCCACGTCAGGATGAGGTTCACTTGGGTGGAAGACAGAGCTGTGAACAGAGAGGAGTACATGGGGGCTTCAGTTGTCAACTAGATTAATAACACTTCACTTTTTGGCAGGATGGGGTTGCAGAGATGTTCCTGGTTATTGCTCATGATACCTTTTTGTAGGTctcaaaaatttcaaaaacttaaaaaccCAGCTTTTAGAATTGCATAGATTAACAGCACCAATTTTCTCTATCAGTTTTCATTAAGTAGAAAAAGCAGAAACTGTACTGAATTGCATCTGAGTCTCTCTGCACTTGTCCAAGCTGTTTCCCTGAAAGAAGCATGCTGCCCTCAATGGCCCATCTTGTGCTCAGGAACACTATGGCTCTTGGTGGGAGAGGTTAAACCAAATTCTTAAGAGGTGCACTGGGGTCTGTGATACTTACGGCTCAGCAAGCATCATGGGTAACGCGTTCTCTTGTATCTTGGATGGTCGATTGAAGCCCATGGCATAGACTCCCTGGAGAAGCTGTGGTTTCCTAGGAGGCCAAGGAGAGATAGGATGGATTCCTAGTCGTTGAAATTGTTTTAAAGgcctagaattttattttcccatATATCTAGCAAAGAATGGTACTTCCCATCTGTCAGACGTATTTCCCTATGCCTTAAGAGATACTATCTAAAACAAAACCAACATCTTTCCATACTAAATCTTAATCTGAAACAATTATGCAATTTATAAAATTCAGGctagtttccttcttttctttcttggaaaAATTCATCCTTTCAGCAGACCTACAAATCTGGTTGGCCTTGAATAACAAATGTTCTCTGGATACTGCAAGAATGCTATTTATTAATTTacagtataaaataaattataaaggaCATAGCTAAAAAATAAACACTGCTTACTATACCGCTAAGATACAGAAGTCCCTTTAGAGACTGGGATTTCACTATACATTTCTCAGTGCAGATACTCCACTGAACCACAGTTCATTTTGTGTTCATGGATCTTACAAAGCCAGCTGCGCAAGAACTCGGGGCAATCAAGAGGTAAGAAAATTGATTCAGCCAGTTTCTAGTAAACAGATAAGGGGAGTTCAGTTATACTGAACTTTACATATGCTCAGATTTACTCACTATGTCTGGTTAAAAATCAAGACTAGAAAAGCAACAACTTCTTATCTAAGTAGCCACACCTCAAGTATCAATTAAAGTTGCTCTTACAGTGCATTTATAATAAGCTCTCTGCTACATCTAAATTGACAAGGTGTTTAACAAAAATCACaccagattatttttaaagaaaaattaaaccaaGTCAAGACTGTTCTCTAAGCCTTCCATAGAATTTAACAGACTCCCTAAAAGGCAGTTCTTCTGGTATATGCTGATTCTTTGGTTCAGAATCAAAGAACTTTGAAAAGTAACGTACTTCCATTTGGAAGAAAAGGCTATGAAGCTTAATAGATTCTGACTTGGTTGCCAAGGAAACAGAGTCACTACTGAACAAGGACTCAAGTGATCTAGGAGCTATCAGTGGctcattatttctcttttattttgcagATTCAAATATTTTCAGTACAAGGTAGACCAAATATATTAGGTGACTTaggttttattctttgtttcctttggcTACTAATAACTAAATCAGAGAGAATTTAACTTTTCAAAGAGGAAAATTCAGCAATACTTGGTCTGAGAGCTCCAGTCCTTTCAATgaaaggaacttaaaaaaaaatactgatatttGGAAAAGCAAACTGTCAGTTCAAGAAACAATAGAGCACATCCAGCTGCCCTGACAGTTATGAACAAAAGCAGAGATGGCAGGTTTGCTGAAAAAAGCCCTTGACAGAGGAAATATACACAGGAAAGTATAACTTCCTGAAAACACTGAAAaggccacatttaaaaaaaacttgttcttagcgggagggtgtagctcagtggtagagcgcctgcctagcatacacaaggtcctaggttcgatccccagtacctctattaaaaaagataaataaattaaagaacctaattatcccccccaaaaaataaaaaacttgttCTTAGCTACTGCTTCATTAACAACTTGATTTGGTTCTAGTTAGCTCTCTTATTTTAAATGTCTCTTACTCTACAATGGTGGCAACAGTTGGAAGGAATGTGGCCTCTACTTGCCCACAGTGGGCATATGATAGATTCTGCTGAACAAAGACAAAGAATCCATTTATTCCACGACTTTCTTATTTACCACCTATTTTCTGTCTGGGATTTTGGTCCTGGCAGGCAGCAAGAGGTAGTTATGTCTTATGTTACTCATAACACCCAGCACAGTGGCATGTACCTAAACCAATGACCCCTAAACACCCCTTTACTAACTTACTGAAGGAAACAAAACGCTTGGTATGACATTTCATAATTCTCTGCCTTTAAAATAAGGACGCAGTAGAAGTTATTCTTAGCACAATGCCATAAATTTCCACCCTTAATGCTTAATTCAGggctctgaatttttaaaaaaattctggaacGTTGAAGGCTGCTTTCCACTGTAGGTATTGGGAATTCTGaacaggcttttctttttttttgacagattttataaaagcagataaactgtTCTTAAGACTGTAAACCCTATAGTCTAACAAAAGGGCTTACCTAATAAGAAATGTTCCTGACATCCAGAAATCACCTGTCAGCCAATATTTTATTGAAAGTTCTAAgagcataaaagaaaaaagactttcaGCTATGATGAATAAATCTGTGGCATTTAAAAATCCCTACCTAGAGGAAGAGAACTAGGTAGCCAAGAGACAAGAGTGGGAAGGAGACCGTCACTGTaaacattttcatactttttaacTTTTGAATCATGGTTAGTCAAAGAAGTAAATACAttaagatttttgaaaaataaaagtggaaagtAAATTTCCACAAGATCTCGGATGCTAAGTGTTATAAAGTAGGGACTGGCAAAGAACAACTGTTCCAAGAAACGAACACTCACAGGCGTAGCTCCTCAAAGGACTTCACTGAGTAGAGCGGGGAGTTTGGATCCCGCTGCAGGACTTCCACCTGGTTGGTGTTATCGACAAGGTTGCTTCTGATCAGCTTGTTGAGTAAGGACTGGGCAGCTCTGTCctctgtcaggaaaaaaaaaccagtagaTCTTCATATTCATCAGGCAAACCTCACCCTCGTGAAACCCCTCTCTCCACGTCTGTAATCACACTGAGGTGCCAGCAAGGTGTGAGAAAGACACAATCACACCAAAAGGTCTCACTTTAAACTCCTGACTGCTAAACTCCAGTGGGCTGAGATGCCTTTCTATACTCCACTCCTCACCCCCACCTGCGTTTGTACGCGTGTTCTCCACCTTCACCCCTATAACTTGGACATCTGTGCCTGGAGGCTAACCCCTGACTTGTACAACAGGCCCCATCCCTTCTTGCTGAAAGGGCATTTCTCCCAGCACTGACCTTCTCTCTCGCATTATCAGATTCCCCCTCCAATGGATCATTCCCACCAGCACATGTACACGTTTTAACATCTCTCACCGTAAATCTGCTTCCTCCTTTACCCCACATCCTGATCCAGTTACTGCCCCGATTCTCTGCTTCCCTTTGTGGAACACTCCCTGACAAGGCTGTCTGTACTCATAGCTCCActtcctcttctccccttccctgtgAAATGTACACTGAATAGACTTTAAATATAACCTCCCCACTTGACCTTAACAGCCCTTGTCAAGTTCACCAATGACTTCTACACTCTAAATCAACTGAACAGAACAATTTTTAGTTCTTAACCAACCTAGTACCTACCTATAGATGATTCCCTACTTTTGAAACAtttccttcttctggtttctgggATACTACTCTCTTTTGATTCTCCTTCTATCTGACTTGACTGTTCTCAATATCCTTTGCTGATTCTCCCTCATCTCCTTGATCATATAACTAAGAGTACCTCTGGCTCCAGAGAGGCATGTCTTGGGTGATATAACATCTCTTGCTACAGGGTTTCAAAGAGTAGTTAcctttctcttcttcatctgTTTTCTCTGGAGTGGCATTGGCTTTGATAACACCTACACAAGAAAACAGTTGTCATAATCAGAAAGGCAAATATTAAATCCACTCAAAAGGTGGGACAATATAAATATCAAACCTTATTTAAGTGGTCAAAATGTAAATAGTTGGTATTTctttatgtttaatggattttTATTCCTAGGAAATTTAATGCATaagaaaatttcaaatttctAGAAATCCTGGCTGACTTTAAAGTGATCAGAATAGGTTACCTCTGATTTACTTAtcctaatttaaaatatagcattGTATTAGCACACACGATTAgacatgagaaagaaaataaaggtattaaaaattaaaagaaagtaaaatgaccACTTGTAGAATATATGATTGTAAACTTACAGGACTTTGAGTATCAACTTAAAAATGACTACAAAATAAGATATCTCAGCAAAAGATTAAAAGagctatgtacaaaataaaaagaaatcaatggcTTTTATAGATATAAACAGATATAATTAAAAAGATTCTACTTATAATAGCACctagaaatataaaatactgcACCCAGAAATAAAGTTAACAAAAAATATGAGACTTACATGaaaaaacctttaaaacattCATAAAATAATGCAAAGAGATAAAGCTAAAAAGTCCATAAACTAAAATGGAATTCTAAGATATTCAATTAACtgaaaaggcaggaaaagaggcagagaaataaaatatgaagggACAAACAGGACAGTAAAATAGTAAACAGCAAATAGTAAAACTGTTAACCTAAACCCAATCACATCAATAATtccattaaatgtaaatagataaaACACTCTAACTAAAAGTTAGAAATTATTAGAATGGATTAAAAAGCAAGATTCAACTGTCAGCTGTCTACAAGAGCAGGTGGCAATACAGCTCcatggtagagcacttgcttagtatgcacaaggtcctgggttcaattcccagtacctccattaaaaacaaacaacaacagaaaatacctctgaaaagaagagtaaagtaaACCCAAAGtaagtagaaaggaaaaaaatagagtagaaacctatgaaataaaagacaaatgttcaaggaaactaacattgtcaaaagctggctctttgaaaa
This genomic interval from Vicugna pacos chromosome 9, VicPac4, whole genome shotgun sequence contains the following:
- the LOC102526151 gene encoding ATP-dependent RNA helicase DDX19A isoform X1, which gives rise to MATDSWALAVDEQEAAVKSMSSLQIKEEKVKPDTNGVIKANATPEKTDEEEKEDRAAQSLLNKLIRSNLVDNTNQVEVLQRDPNSPLYSVKSFEELRLKPQLLQGVYAMGFNRPSKIQENALPMMLAEPPQNLIAQSQSGTGKTAAFVLAMLSRVEPAERYPQCLCLSPTYELALQTGKVIEQMGKFHPELKLAYAVRGNKLERGQKISEHIVIGTPGTVLDWCSKLKFIDPKRIKVFVLDEADVMIATQGHQDQSIRIQRMLPRNCQMLLFSATFEDSVWKFAQKVVPDPNIIKLKREEETLDTIKQYYVLCNNRDEKFQALCNLYGAITIAQAMIFCHTRKTASWLAAELSKEGHQVALLSGEMVVEQRAAVIERFREGKEKVLVTTNVCARGIDVEQVSVVINFDLPVDKDGNPDNETYLHRIGRTGRFGKRGLAVNMVDSKHSMNILNRIQEHFNKKIERLDTDDLDEIEKIAN
- the LOC102526151 gene encoding ATP-dependent RNA helicase DDX19A isoform X2, translated to MSGTFLIRKPQLLQGVYAMGFNRPSKIQENALPMMLAEPPQNLIAQSQSGTGKTAAFVLAMLSRVEPAERYPQCLCLSPTYELALQTGKVIEQMGKFHPELKLAYAVRGNKLERGQKISEHIVIGTPGTVLDWCSKLKFIDPKRIKVFVLDEADVMIATQGHQDQSIRIQRMLPRNCQMLLFSATFEDSVWKFAQKVVPDPNIIKLKREEETLDTIKQYYVLCNNRDEKFQALCNLYGAITIAQAMIFCHTRKTASWLAAELSKEGHQVALLSGEMVVEQRAAVIERFREGKEKVLVTTNVCARGIDVEQVSVVINFDLPVDKDGNPDNETYLHRIGRTGRFGKRGLAVNMVDSKHSMNILNRIQEHFNKKIERLDTDDLDEIEKIAN